In Myotis daubentonii chromosome 16, mMyoDau2.1, whole genome shotgun sequence, one DNA window encodes the following:
- the LOC132219356 gene encoding phosphofurin acidic cluster sorting protein 2-like, translating into MTFFSTWEVGCSRPDCVPRLCSFTLKKLVVLKGLEKELVSLVIAVQMQGTNGILRSHEIVLPSSGPVETDLALTFSLEYPHFLKRKGNKLQIMLQQRKCNHNRTILGYRTLATGAVHMAELMQRPPEGGRVLSLSSRIQGSSITVAEIWISSLSSQPIDDEDGSMPASPKAKSMDSDMEGKSESFTELETSCNLTHRQDLEEADFALGQPKKQQRCMQQNLKQKVMALLPRSHMSEEVLDSDQDPKEHVPEVEEDLDLLYDTLKHPSDSGPDMEDDSSILSKTKPKTRQYFEGLAHSSWQTETRSLHSARSQKEPPQLADMPGKTQGPGGNLSSDSGSDWVAHSMPNPGEQPAQPGDSPEAGTSAQDMLTTRRTTKTESLVIPSSSSKGKQPARRGWSRSLNESANSLIKERCADPQSQLQVPSQTVFDQLNDSLMSNDYLPKNIILINTSNRQGQSLSDVLQQHTLPVVCTASIVDVQEAFSSIISWIQRYCNCKTEATMPVKIAVAGDQHYFSTVLRVFVEQLSHKDPDWLDSMRFLVIPLGSHPLARYLGSVDCRYHKLLRDLAWWELFYHLEAQDAVQNIVLKIREYLTGANCVLQLPIAEAMLTSKPKSPDELPLQKFIPFVGAVKVRRVEPISATSGDSAEAVPSCSNVLLSTAREATHKLISLSSVSGGLSSPGQSAGAELMELQVDYWTAAQPTNRKRSGEKEDLPATKNTLRCTFRSLQVSRLPSSGEAAATPTMSMTVITKEKEKKVMFLPKKDKGTDLASNSQCIQGIGRLVCSAKNQEHRQRVLIDGVEWNDVTFFQLAAQWSSHVKHFPVCIFEHKSTF; encoded by the exons ATGACTTTCTTCTCTACCTGGGAGGTGGGCTGCTCCAGACCTGACTGCGTGCCCAGATTGTGCAGCTTCACGTTAAAGAAGCTGGTGGTCTTgaaggggctggagaaggagctcgTCTCCTTGGTGATAGCAGTGCAGATGCAGGGCACCAACGGCATCTTGAGATCCCATGAGATTGTGCTGCCCAGCAGCGGACCAGTGGAGACTGACCTGGCGCTGACCTTCTCCCTGGAGTACCCCCACTTCCTCAAGAGAAAAGGCAACAAGCTGCAGATCATGCTGCAGCAGAGGAAGTGCAATCACAACCGGACCATCCTGGGCTACAGGACACTGGCCACAGGGGCCGTCCACATGGCTGAGCTGATGCAGCGACCACCTGAGGGTGGCCGGGTGCTGAGCCTCAGCAGCAGGATCCAGGGGTCCTCCATCACGGTGGCTgagatctggatctcctccctctccagtcAGCCCATCGACGACGAGGATGGCAGCATGCCGGCCAGCCCCAAGGCCAAGTCCATGGATAGCGACATGGAGGGGAAATCTGAAAGCTTCACTGAGCTGGAGACCAGCTGCAATCTCACACACAGGCAGGACCTGGAAGAAGCTGACTTTGCCCTGGGGCAGCCCAAGAAGCAGCAGCGATGCATGCAACAAAACTTGAAGCAGAAAGTCATGGCACTGCTTCCCAGGTCCCACATGTCAGAAGAGGTCCTGGACTCGGATCAGGACCCTAAGGAGCATGTccctgaggtggaggaggacctggacctaCTCTATGACACCCTTAAGCATCCCAGcgacagtggcccagacatggaggatgataGCAGCATCCTCAGCAAGACCAAGCCCAAGACCAGACAATACTTTGAAGGCCTGGCACACTCCAGCTGGCAGACGGAGACCAGGAGCTTACACAGTGCCCGGAGCCAGAAGGAGCCTCCTCAGCTGGCCGACATGCCCGggaagacccagggcccgggcggCAA CCTTTCAAGCGACAGTGGCTCCGACTGGGTGGCCCACAGCATGCCCAACCCTGGGGAGCAGCCGGCACAGCCTGGGGACAGCCCGGAGGCAGGGACCTCTGCCCAGGACATGCTCACTACGAGGCGCACCACCAAGACCGAGTCTCTGGTCATCCCTTCCAGCAGCTCCAAGGGGAAGCAGCCCGCCCGCCGGGGCTGGAGCAGGTCCCTGAATGAGTCGGCCAACAGCCTGATCAAGGAGCGCTGCGCAGACCCACAGAGCCAACTGCAGGTCCCCAGTCAGACTGTGTTCGACCAACTGAACGACAGCCTCATGTCCAACGACTATCTGCCCAAGAACATCATCCTCATCAACACCTCCAACAGGCAGGGGCAGTCCCTGTCGGACGTCCTGCAGCAGCACACGCTGCCCGTCGTGTGTACCGCCTCCATAGTGGAtgtccaggaggccttcagctccatcatctccTGGATACAAAGATACTGCAACTGCAAGACCGAGGCCACCATGCCAGTGAAGATCGCGGTGGCGGGGGATCAGCACTACTTCAGCACCGTGCTGCGGGTCTTTGTGGAGCAGCTGTCCCACAAGGACCCGGACTGGCTGGACTCCAtgcgcttcctggtcatcccgctgggttcccaccccttggccaggtacctgggctccgtggATTGCCGCTACCACAAACTCTTACGGGACCTGGCCTGGTGGGAACTGTTCTACCACCTGGAGGCCCAGGATGCTGTGCAGAAcattgtgttgaaaatcagagagtACCTCACAGGGGCCAACTGTGTCCTCCAGCTGCCCATCGCAGAGGCCATGCTCACCTCTAAGCCAAAGAGCCCGGACGAGCTGCCCTTGCAGAAGTTCATtccctttgtgggggcagtgaaAGTTCGAAGAGTGGAGCCAATTTCAGCCACGTCAGGAGACTCAGCTGAAGCCGTCCCCTCATGCTCCAATGTGCTTCTGTCCACCGCCAGGGAGGCCACACACAAGCTAATTTCCTTGTCGTCAGTGAGTGGGGGCCTATCCTCCCCCGGCCAGAGTGCGGGTGCTGAgctgatggagctgcaggtggattactggacggcagcccagcccacaaacAGGAAGAGGAGCGGGGAGAAGGAAGACCTGCCTGCCACCAAAAACACACTCCGGTGCACCTTCcggtctctccaggtcagcaggctgcccagcagcggCGAGGCTGCAGCCACGCCCACAATGTCCATGACTGTGATCaccaaggagaaggaaaagaaggtgatGTTTTTGCCCAAGAAAGACAAGGGCACGGACTTGGCGTCCAACagccagtgcatccagggcatCGGCCGCTTGGTCTGCTCAGCCAAGAACCAGGAGCACAGGCAGCGGGTCCTCATTGACGGCGTGGAGTGGAACGACGTGACattcttccagctggcagcccagtggtcctcccacgtCAAGCACTTCCCCGTCTGCATCTTCGAACACAAGTCTACCttctag